The proteins below come from a single Onychomys torridus chromosome 18, mOncTor1.1, whole genome shotgun sequence genomic window:
- the Tacr2 gene encoding substance-K receptor isoform X1: MGARAVVTDINILSGLESNTTGVTAFSMPAWQLALWATAYLALVLVAVTGNATVIWIILAHERMRTVTNYFIINLALADLCLAAFNATFNFVYASHNIWYFGRAFCYFQNLFPITAMFVSIYSMTAIAADRYMAIVHPFQPRLSAPSTKMVIAGIWLVALALASPQCFYSIITVDQGATKCVVAWPNDNGGKMLLLYHLVVFVLIYFLPLVVMFVAYSVIGLTLWKRAVPRHQAHGANLRHLQAKKKFVKAMVLVVLTFAICWLPYHLYFVLGSFQEDIYYHKFIQQVYLALFWLAMSSTMYNPIIYCCLNHRFRSGFRLAFWCCPWVTPTEEDRLELTHTASLSRRVNRCHTKETLFMTADMTHSEGANGQVGSPQDGETAVP, from the exons ATGGGGGCCCGGGCCGTTGTCACTGACATCAACATCTTATCTGGCCTCGAGAGCAACACCACGGGGGTCACGGCCTTCTCCATGCCTGCCTGGCAGCTGGCACTGTGGGCCACAGCCTACCTGGCCCTGGTGCTGGTGGCGGTAACAGGCAACGCCACAGTCATCTGGATCATCCTGGCCCACGAGAGAATGCGCACGGTCACCAACTATTTCATCATCAACCTGGCCCTGGCAGACCTCTGCCTGGCAGCCTTCAATGCCACCTTCAACTTCGTCTATGCCAGCCACAACATCTGGTACTTTGGCCGAGCCTTCTGCTATTTCCAGAACCTCTTTCCCATCACTGCCATGTTCGTCAGCATCTACTCCATGACTGCCATCGCTGCTGACAG GTACATGGCCATCGTCCACCCCTTCCAGCCACGGCTCTCGGCCCCCAGCACCAAGATGGTTATCGCTGGCATCTGGCTGGTCGCTCTGGCTCTTGCCTCACCACAGTGTTTCTACTCCATCATCACTGTGGACCAGGGAGCCACCAAGTGTGTGGTGGCCTGGCCCAATGACAACGGAGGCAAGATGCTCCTTCT GTATCATCTGGTGGTGTTTGTCCTCATCTACTTCCTGCCCCTCGTGGTGATGTTCGTGGCTTACAGTGTCATCGGCCTCACGCTGTGGAAACGCGCGGTCCCCAGACATCAGGCTCACGGCGCCAACCTGCGCCATCTGCAGGCCAAGAAGAAG TTTGTGAAGGCCATGGTGCTGGTGGTGTTGACATTTGCCATCTGCTGGCTGCCTTACCACCTCTACTTCGTCCTGGGCAGCTTCCAAGAGGACATCTACTACCACAAGTTCATCCAGCAGGTCTACCTGGCACTCTTCTGGCTGGCCATGAGCTCCACCATGTACAACCCCATCATTTACTGCTGTCTCAACCACAG GTTCCGCTCTGGATTCAGGCTTGCTTTCTGGTGCTGCCCCTGGGTGACGccaactgaggaagacagactGGAGCTGACTCACACGGCATCGCTCTCCAGGAGAGTCAACAGGTGTCACACCAAAGAGACTCTGTTCATGACTGCGGACATGACCCACTCTGAGGGTGCCAATGGGCAGGTTGGGAGTCCCCAAGATGGGGAGACTGCTGTGCCCTGA
- the Tacr2 gene encoding substance-K receptor isoform X2: MGARAVVTDINILSGLESNTTGVTAFSMPAWQLALWATAYLALVLVAVTGNATVIWIILAHERMRTVTNYFIINLALADLCLAAFNATFNFVYASHNIWYFGRAFCYFQNLFPITAMFVSIYSMTAIAADRYMAIVHPFQPRLSAPSTKMVIAGIWLVALALASPQCFYSIITVDQGATKCVVAWPNDNGGKMLLLYHLVVFVLIYFLPLVVMFVAYSVIGLTLWKRAVPRHQAHGANLRHLQAKKKFVKAMVLVVLTFAICWLPYHLYFVLGSFQEDIYYHKFIQQVYLALFWLAMSSTMYNPIIYCCLNHRSQLSHAVSL; encoded by the exons ATGGGGGCCCGGGCCGTTGTCACTGACATCAACATCTTATCTGGCCTCGAGAGCAACACCACGGGGGTCACGGCCTTCTCCATGCCTGCCTGGCAGCTGGCACTGTGGGCCACAGCCTACCTGGCCCTGGTGCTGGTGGCGGTAACAGGCAACGCCACAGTCATCTGGATCATCCTGGCCCACGAGAGAATGCGCACGGTCACCAACTATTTCATCATCAACCTGGCCCTGGCAGACCTCTGCCTGGCAGCCTTCAATGCCACCTTCAACTTCGTCTATGCCAGCCACAACATCTGGTACTTTGGCCGAGCCTTCTGCTATTTCCAGAACCTCTTTCCCATCACTGCCATGTTCGTCAGCATCTACTCCATGACTGCCATCGCTGCTGACAG GTACATGGCCATCGTCCACCCCTTCCAGCCACGGCTCTCGGCCCCCAGCACCAAGATGGTTATCGCTGGCATCTGGCTGGTCGCTCTGGCTCTTGCCTCACCACAGTGTTTCTACTCCATCATCACTGTGGACCAGGGAGCCACCAAGTGTGTGGTGGCCTGGCCCAATGACAACGGAGGCAAGATGCTCCTTCT GTATCATCTGGTGGTGTTTGTCCTCATCTACTTCCTGCCCCTCGTGGTGATGTTCGTGGCTTACAGTGTCATCGGCCTCACGCTGTGGAAACGCGCGGTCCCCAGACATCAGGCTCACGGCGCCAACCTGCGCCATCTGCAGGCCAAGAAGAAG TTTGTGAAGGCCATGGTGCTGGTGGTGTTGACATTTGCCATCTGCTGGCTGCCTTACCACCTCTACTTCGTCCTGGGCAGCTTCCAAGAGGACATCTACTACCACAAGTTCATCCAGCAGGTCTACCTGGCACTCTTCTGGCTGGCCATGAGCTCCACCATGTACAACCCCATCATTTACTGCTGTCTCAACCACAG AAGCCAGTTAAGTCACGCGGTTTCTTTGTAA